The following DNA comes from Thermodesulfobacteriota bacterium.
TCGCTGACCCCGCTGAATCCGGGCGTCTGGAAACCGTCCTGCGAGCCCATGATTATTTTGTCGTGCCGGCGGGTGCCGTAAAACCCGATCTGACGCTGATCCGTCAGGGGAACGGCCTGGCCCTGGCGCGCGGCGGGAAACCGGTGATAACCGTGGAACGGGAACGGTTCATGCGTCTTGCCGGCGATATTCTCGACGGTTTTTCCGAAAAAGTCGACCATCAGTTCGTGTTCCGGCGGTTCACCCTCGTTTCCCTGGCCGGCGTTGCCCCGCTGGCCCTCTACCTGGCGGTCTACGGCCTGTTCTGCCTGGTACCGGGAATACTGATCAATGTCCGGATATCCTCGTTCCTGGCGCCCGTACTCTGTTTTATCTTCTGGGCCGGTGTTATCCTGTACCTGGGCCCGCCGCCGCCGGCCAGGATCGACGCTGACCGGGCCGCGGCCGCCATCCGGGAGGGATCCCGCAAGGAGCGTATCGCGGCCCTGCGGTATATTGACGGGGAAAAACTGGATATCGGACGCTTTGAGGGCTATCAGCGGCTGATCGATACGACGGATCCGGCCCAGCTTTACTGGCTGGCGCGGACCCTCGGCAGCAGCCGGGACCCGGCCGCGGGCATCGCGCTCTTCCGGTTTTTGAACTCGGATTCGGCTTATATCGTCTGTAAAGCCATGTCGTCAATCGCCCGGCAGGCGGAGAAGCAGGGTGATCCGGCCCGGCGGCGGACCCGGAACATGCTGGTCCGAAAAATGGAGATGGCCGACAACTGGTATATTCAGTTTTCCGCTTATAAGGCGGCCAGGAGCCTGGGATGGATGCCGGGAAAATAAAAGTAACCACGATAGCGTTCGCAATGGTTACGGTGATGGCGGCTGAAGTCGCCGGACGGGCTGCGGTTCTTTCCGGCCTGTGCTCTCCGGGAGCCGCGATCCTGGGGGTACGCCTGGCCGAGGCCGTCCTGCTGACGGTCGTGATCCGGCTCTGCCAGGGGAGCCTGGCCGTTGTTGGCCTGGGAAAGGGCGATATTGTCCGGGGGATAACGGCGGGCGCAGCCTGGGCAATTGTTTTCGGGGGCGCGGTCGCCGTTGCCGGCGCTCTGCTGCTGGCTACGGGCGCCGATCCCCTGCCGTTGTTCCGCATGCCCCTGCCCGAAGGGCATGGAGAACTGGCCTTTTTTCTGCTGGCCGGCGTGGTGGTCTCGCCCCTGGCCGAGGAACTCTTCTTCCGGGGGCTGCTTTACGGCCTCTTCCGGCGCTGGGGAACGGTCGCGGGCGTGATCCTGACCACCATCGTTTTCGCCGGACTCCATCTGCCCGGCATCCCCATCCCCCAGGCCGTGGGCGGCATTGTTTTCTGCCTGGCCTATGAAAAGGAAAAGAGCCTGATGGCGCCCTACGTCATTCATGCCCTGGGCAATGCGGCTATCTTTGGACTGGGAATGGTTAGCTGACGGTTTTAGGCGTTATGGTCTTAGAGTGGTTAAGTGATTAAGTGTTAAGTATTAAGTATTAAGTATTAAGTGGTTAAGTGTTAAGTGCTAAGGTGTTAAAGTTTCAGGGCATAGGAGGTTGGGGAGCCTTTACCAATCCATCGGTTGGGACGCTTCTAACCAACAAGAATGCAAGCCATAGCTATCGGTTTGGTTCCGGGCCCCGCCCGGTTGGGACGCTTAAAACGATAAAACCATAACCCCTAAACCACTTAATACTTAACACTTAATACTTAACCACTTATAGGTAACTTCACTGATCGCACACTCTAAAATCTTACTCCTTCGCTCCCTCGGTTTCTTGAGTCTTTGCCGTCTCCTTGACCCCTTGAGCCCGCGACCTCTTGAACCCTTTTAAAAGCTTTTCGAAGGCATCCTTCATCGCCCTCCAGCCCCCGATCTGCCGTTTTCCCCCGGCCGGGGCCGTGTGCCGCAGGGCCCGTTCCGCCAGCCGGGAAAAGGGCATGGTCTGGAGCAGAACCGTGCCGGTGCCGCTCAAGGATGCCAGCAACAGCCCCTCACCGCCGGAAAGCATGGACTTGAGATTGTCGGCCCGTTCAATGCTGTAATTCAGGCCGGAGGTAAAGGCCGCGATGCAGCCGGTGTCGACCCGGATGACGTCATGTTTGAGCACTTTCTGGACCACGGTGCCGCCGATGTGGAGAAAGGCCGTTCCGATGCCGGACAGCCGCAGCAGGATAAAACCATCGTTGCCGAAAAACCCGTCTTCCATGCGCCGGGTGAAAGCGATTTCGACCAGGCAGTCGCTGGTGACGCAGAGAAAGGCGTCCCGCTGGCAGAGGATTTCCCCGTCGAAGTCGGACAGGTTAACGGCGATGACCCGGCCGGGGTAAGGCGCGGCAAAAGAGATGCAGCGGGTGCCCAGGCCGCTGTTGGTAAACTGGGTCAGGAACAGGGCTTCGCCGGCGACCATTCGCCTGCCGGCATCGGCCAGTCTGGCCATCATGCCTTCCTCGACCGGTGAGCCGTCTCCCATTCTGGTTTCAAAGGCGATGGCGCTGTCCATGTAGTTCAGGTCGCCGGCCTCGGCCATAACGCTTTCCCCGGAGCCCAGCACGATCTCCACGGACTGCATGTCGTCACCGATAATGCTGTATTTTATCTGCTGCAATTGCATATCATAATCCCTTCATATCTTCACGGACATTGTCCGATCTTTCCACTATCATTCCGGAGGGGGTTTTGTAAACCGGTTATCTTTTTATTCGTGCCGGTTGCGCCAGAGGGGCAAGACCAAGGCGCGTAAATCCCGAGGAATGAGGCGTACTGTAGTACGCCGCAGTGACGAGGGATGCGGCGCAACGCCGGGATTGCGCCTCCGGCACAACCGGCGCTATTCGTCTTTGTAGCGCTGCTGAATACTCCGCATCACATCCAGGCTGCCGAGGAAAATTTCCACCAGCTCGGGATCAAAGTGGGTGCCGGCGTCCTTTTCCAGGGTTTCCAGAACTTTCGCTTCGTCCCAGGCGGGCTTATAGACCCGGATGGAGGAGAGGGCGTCGAACACGTCGGCCAGGGCCACGATGCGGCCGAAAACCGGGATGTCCTCGCCGGCCTTGCCGGACGCCCGGCCGTCAGGACGCCTGTACTCCGGCAGCGGTTCGCCGGTGGTCACGTCGATGTAGCCGGGATAACCGGATCCGTTCCATTTTTCATGGTGATTCAGGGCCACGGCCGCGGCGGTGTCGTCGAAATCCGACTGGCTGCTGGCAAAAAGGCGCGCGCCCATCATGGAGTGGTGTTTCATGATCTCGTATTCCTGCTCGTCGAGCTTGCCGGGCTTTTTCAGGATGGTGTCGGAAATGCCGACCTTGCCCACGTCGTGCAGCATGGCCGCCATTCTCAACAGGTCCCGTTTCTTCTGGATTTCATCTTCCGGGATATCCCGCCGCCGGGCCCATTTTTCGTAAAGTTCCACGGCATAGCCGCCGACGCGGTTGACATGGGCGCCGGTTTCCTTGGGGTCGCGCATTTCCGCCATCTTGATCATCCGCAGCAGCAGGGCGCGGGTCATCTGGGCCCGCTCCAGGGTGACCGAGGCGATGCCGGCAAAATGCATCATGACCATCACGTCCCGGTCGGAGAAAGGGATGGCCCGTCCATCCGGGTCCCGGGCGTTGATGACCTGCAGCACCCCCAGGGTTTTTCCCATGGGCGTAGTCAGGGGGATGGTCAAGGCCGATTGCGTCCGGTAGCAGGCGGTCTCGTCGAACTGGCGGCCGAACTGAAAGGGGCTGGCCGGGTCGATGGAGTACACATCATCCAGATTAAGGGGTTGGCCGGTCAGGGTCACGTATCCGGCCAGGGTTTTCTTGTCCACGGGCATGCTGAAGGTGGAGTAGATGAGCTTTTCTCCGGGTTTGAGCCGCTGCTGCAGGGTGTCGTTCTGGGTATAGGTGAAGCGCAGCCGGTCGTTCTCCATGATGTAGATGGAACCGGCGTCGGCATTAACGAACAGCCGGGACTCGGTCAGGATTTTCTCCATCATGATATCCAGGTCCTGGATATGGTTCAACTCGGTTCCCAGGAGGGTCAGCTTGTCGATTTTTTCTTTTTCCGTCAGCATGGGCGACCTGCCTTTACTTGTGCCTGCCGGTGAAGAGATGGCTCGAGACAACGACATTGATTTCTATTTTATTATTATAAGCGATTTTATATGGCCGGCACAACCGATAAAAAGATTTGACATCAGGCCGCGGCGCGGCGGGAGAAGCGGACCGTGGCCAGGGTGAAAATGGTCAGTCCGATGGCCAGCAGCGACAGCAGTTCCGGCCAGAGTACCGTCAGGCCGGCGCCTTTGAGAAACAGCTCCCGCAGGATTTCGATAAAATACCGCAGGGGATTGGCCAGGGTGATAATCTGGACCCAGTCCGGCATGTTGGCGATGGGGTAAAAAAATCCGGACAGCAGGATAAAGGAGACCAGAAAGAACCAGGCGATAAACAGGGCCTGCTGCTGGGTGTCCACCAGGGTGGAGATGAATATGCCCAGCCCCAGGGTGGTGAAGATGAACACCGCGGCCAGGACCGCCAGCAGGGGCAGGCTGCCGACGATGGGCACCTTGAACCAGAGCACCCCGAAGGTCATGGCAAACCCCATTTCCAGAAAACCCAGCAGGGCGAAAGGCAGGGTCTTGCCGGCGATGATCTGCCAGGCTGACAGCGGCGTCACCAGGAGCTGGTCCAGGGTGCCGATTTCCCGCTCCTTGACGATGGCCATGCCGGTCAGCAGCATGGTGATGATGGTCAGCAGGATGGAGATGATGCCGGGAATCATGTAATAGACGCTTTTCAGTTCCGGGTTGTACCAGGCCCGGCTGACCGGCTCGATGAAGCGGACCGACCGGACCAGCCGCGGATCGCGGCCGGTGTCGCGCGCCATTCTGTCCCGCATGAACTCCAGCAGGATGCGGTTGCAGTACCCCATGGCCACGGCGGCGGTGTTGGAGTTCTGGCCGTCCAACAGGATCTGGATCTCGGGGCTGTCCCGGGCTTCCAGGTCACGGCCGAAATATTCGGGAATGACCAGGGCCAGCACGGTCTCTCCCCTGAAAAGGAAACGCTCCGCCTCCCCGGCCCGGCAGGGCTGCTGTTGGACGATGAAATAATCGGTGTGGGAGAATTGTTCGATGAGGCTCCGGCTGATGGCGGAGTTGTCCTGGTCGCAGATGAGAATGTCCAGGTTCTTGATATCGGTGGTGATGGCGTGTCCCAGGATCAGCAACTGGATCATGGGCACCACGAAGATGACCCGCAGCATGTTGGGGTCCCGGACCACCTGCCGGAGTTCTTTGATGACCAGGTTCAGGATTTTTTTCATTTTATTCCATCCTCATTGCAGTTTCAGCTGGAACCGCCAGATGGCCAGGGAAATGAAGAACAGGCCCACCGCCACCATGGCCGCCACCGCCGGCCACAGCTCCAGCGGACCGTTGCCCTTGAGCATGATGCCCCGGATGATCTTCAGAAAATGGGTGGCCGGGATGATCTGGGAGACGACCTGGAGCGGCCGGGGCATGGAGCTGATGGGAAAAATAAAGCCCGACAGCATGACCGAGGGCAGCAGGGTGGCGGCCAGGGAGAGCATCATGGCCACCTGCTGGGTGGCCACCAGGGTCGAGATGAGCAGGCCGATGGCCAGGGCCGTGAACAGGTAGAGCAGGCAGAAGACCATCAGCCAGGTCCAGGATCCCAGCATGGGCACCTTGAACCAGAGGTGGCCGAAGATGATGATGAAAACGGCGATGAGAAAGGCCAGAATGAGATAGGGCAGGGCCTTGCCCAGCACCACCTCATAGGGCCGGATAGGGCTGGTCAGAATCTGTTCCATGGTGCCGGTCTCTTTTTCCCGGGCGATGGTGACCGAGGTCAGCAGGGCGCCGATCATGATCAACAGCAGGGCCACGATGCCGGGCACGACAAAGTGGGCCGACTCCATGTCCGGATTGTAGAAGATCCGGGTCTTGACCCGGACCGGCAGGCCGACGCCGCCGGCCGACAGGGAGCGGCTCAGGAACAGGCTCTCCAGGTAGTTCTGGGCCAGGGTGGCGCTGTTGGCGTCGGTGCCGTCGGTGACCAGACCGATGACCGCGCTGCCGGCGCCGCCCAGATTGCGGCTGAAGTCCGCGGGAATGATGACCGCCGCCCGCACGGCCCGTTGCCGGAAGAGGCCTTCCGTCATCCGGGGATCGTCATAGCGCCGCACCACGTCAAAATAGGATGAGGCGTCCACGGTTTCGATCAGGTCACGGCTGACCGGGGTCCGGTCAAGGTCGCATACCCCCACGCGGATGTTTTTCAGGTCCATGTTGATGGCATACCCGAAGATGAACATCATCAGCAGGGGCATCATCAGCAGGATCAGCACCGACCGGGGGTCCCGGCGGATGTGGATGAACTCTTTACGGGTCAGGGGCAGAAAACGGGAGTTGATCATTACCGGTCCACCAGATAAATGAAGACATCCTGAATGGATGCGCGGTTGTATTTTTTCTTGATGGCCGCCGGCGAGTCCATCTCGACGATGCGGCCTTTGTACATGATGGAGAGCCGGTGACAGTATTCGGCCTCGTCCATGTAATGGGTGGTCACGAAAACGGTTGTGCCGGCCGCGGCCATGGCGGCGATCAGGTCCCAGAAGTAGCGCCGGGCAATGGGGTCGACGCCGCCGGTGGGCTCGTCCAGGAACAGGATCGGCGGCCGGTGCAGGATGGCGCAGGCCAGGGCCAGGCGCTGTTTGTACCCCAGGGGCAGGGAGGCGGTCCGGCGGCCGCGGATCCCGGACAGGTCCAGGATCGTTTCCAGTTCGGCCAGTCGGGCGTTGATCTGCGGCCGGTTCAGTCCGTAAACCCCGCCGAAAAAGAAGATGTTCTCCTCCACCTTCAGGTCGTCGTACAGGGAGAATTTCTGGGACATGTAACCGATGCGGGAGCGGATGGCTTTCCGCTGCCGGGCGATGTCCAGGCCGTCCACCGTGCCCTGGCCGGCGGATGGCCGCAGCAGGCCGGTCAGGATCTTGATGGTAGTGGTTTTACCGGCGCCGTTGGCGCCCAGAAAGCCGAAGATCTCGCCCCGGCCGACGTCAAAGGAGATGTCGTCCACGGCGACAAAATCCCCGAAGCGCCGGGTCAGGTTGCGGACCGTCACGGCCGTTGCCGGGGGCCCTGCCATGGCCGCATGATTATCGTTAGAGCCGGGCATTGTCATGGCGTCTTTCTTCTCCGGCGATCATGGCCACAAAGGCGTCTTCCAGCCCAGCCGGTACCATTTCAGCCGACCGGATGGACAGGCCGTTTTCGGCGGCAGCGTGGCGCAGGGCTTTCATGTCCTGCGCGGCGTTTTCAAACAGGCTGACCTGGACCCGGTCGCCCAGGATGCGGACCTGCTCCGGGCTCAAGGCTTTCTTGAACCAGGCGGCCAGGGCCGTGATGTCCGTGCCGTCCACGGCAAAGACGGTGCCGGGAAAGCCGGCGGCGATGTCCCGGGCCCGGCCCGTGGTCAGCACCCGGCCCTTGTGCATGAGGGCGACCCGACCGCAGCGTTCCGCCTCTTCCATGTAGGGCGTGGAAACCAGGATGGTGACCCCGTCCAATCGGAGCTTTTCCAGGATGTCCCAGAATTCCCGCCGGGAAACCGGGTCCACGCCGGTGGTCGGCTCGTCCAGCATCAGGACCCGGGGGGTATGGATCAGGGCGCAGGACAGGGCCAGTTTCTGCTTCATGCCGCCGGAAAGCTGGCCGGCGCGCCGCTTGACAAAAGGCGTCAGGCGGCTGAACTCCAGCAGTTGCCCGGTCCGCTGCTGCCGTTCGGCTTTGGGCACCCGGAACAGGTCGGCGAAAAAGCGCAGGTTCTCGGCCACCGTCAGGTCCGGGTAGAGGGAGAAGCGCTGGGGCATGTAGCCGATGATGCTGCGGATTTTCTCCGGCTCACGATCCACGGGAATGTCAAGGACACGGCACTGTCCGGCGTCCGGGTCCAGGAGGGAACAGAGGATCCGGATCAGGGTGGTTTTC
Coding sequences within:
- a CDS encoding ABC transporter ATP-binding protein → MTMPGSNDNHAAMAGPPATAVTVRNLTRRFGDFVAVDDISFDVGRGEIFGFLGANGAGKTTTIKILTGLLRPSAGQGTVDGLDIARQRKAIRSRIGYMSQKFSLYDDLKVEENIFFFGGVYGLNRPQINARLAELETILDLSGIRGRRTASLPLGYKQRLALACAILHRPPILFLDEPTGGVDPIARRYFWDLIAAMAAAGTTVFVTTHYMDEAEYCHRLSIMYKGRIVEMDSPAAIKKKYNRASIQDVFIYLVDR
- a CDS encoding ABC transporter permease; this translates as MINSRFLPLTRKEFIHIRRDPRSVLILLMMPLLMMFIFGYAINMDLKNIRVGVCDLDRTPVSRDLIETVDASSYFDVVRRYDDPRMTEGLFRQRAVRAAVIIPADFSRNLGGAGSAVIGLVTDGTDANSATLAQNYLESLFLSRSLSAGGVGLPVRVKTRIFYNPDMESAHFVVPGIVALLLIMIGALLTSVTIAREKETGTMEQILTSPIRPYEVVLGKALPYLILAFLIAVFIIIFGHLWFKVPMLGSWTWLMVFCLLYLFTALAIGLLISTLVATQQVAMMLSLAATLLPSVMLSGFIFPISSMPRPLQVVSQIIPATHFLKIIRGIMLKGNGPLELWPAVAAMVAVGLFFISLAIWRFQLKLQ
- a CDS encoding TIGR00266 family protein, with product MQLQQIKYSIIGDDMQSVEIVLGSGESVMAEAGDLNYMDSAIAFETRMGDGSPVEEGMMARLADAGRRMVAGEALFLTQFTNSGLGTRCISFAAPYPGRVIAVNLSDFDGEILCQRDAFLCVTSDCLVEIAFTRRMEDGFFGNDGFILLRLSGIGTAFLHIGGTVVQKVLKHDVIRVDTGCIAAFTSGLNYSIERADNLKSMLSGGEGLLLASLSGTGTVLLQTMPFSRLAERALRHTAPAGGKRQIGGWRAMKDAFEKLLKGFKRSRAQGVKETAKTQETEGAKE
- a CDS encoding HD domain-containing phosphohydrolase: MLTEKEKIDKLTLLGTELNHIQDLDIMMEKILTESRLFVNADAGSIYIMENDRLRFTYTQNDTLQQRLKPGEKLIYSTFSMPVDKKTLAGYVTLTGQPLNLDDVYSIDPASPFQFGRQFDETACYRTQSALTIPLTTPMGKTLGVLQVINARDPDGRAIPFSDRDVMVMMHFAGIASVTLERAQMTRALLLRMIKMAEMRDPKETGAHVNRVGGYAVELYEKWARRRDIPEDEIQKKRDLLRMAAMLHDVGKVGISDTILKKPGKLDEQEYEIMKHHSMMGARLFASSQSDFDDTAAAVALNHHEKWNGSGYPGYIDVTTGEPLPEYRRPDGRASGKAGEDIPVFGRIVALADVFDALSSIRVYKPAWDEAKVLETLEKDAGTHFDPELVEIFLGSLDVMRSIQQRYKDE
- a CDS encoding ABC transporter permease; its protein translation is MKKILNLVIKELRQVVRDPNMLRVIFVVPMIQLLILGHAITTDIKNLDILICDQDNSAISRSLIEQFSHTDYFIVQQQPCRAGEAERFLFRGETVLALVIPEYFGRDLEARDSPEIQILLDGQNSNTAAVAMGYCNRILLEFMRDRMARDTGRDPRLVRSVRFIEPVSRAWYNPELKSVYYMIPGIISILLTIITMLLTGMAIVKEREIGTLDQLLVTPLSAWQIIAGKTLPFALLGFLEMGFAMTFGVLWFKVPIVGSLPLLAVLAAVFIFTTLGLGIFISTLVDTQQQALFIAWFFLVSFILLSGFFYPIANMPDWVQIITLANPLRYFIEILRELFLKGAGLTVLWPELLSLLAIGLTIFTLATVRFSRRAAA
- a CDS encoding CPBP family intramembrane glutamic endopeptidase, which produces MDAGKIKVTTIAFAMVTVMAAEVAGRAAVLSGLCSPGAAILGVRLAEAVLLTVVIRLCQGSLAVVGLGKGDIVRGITAGAAWAIVFGGAVAVAGALLLATGADPLPLFRMPLPEGHGELAFFLLAGVVVSPLAEELFFRGLLYGLFRRWGTVAGVILTTIVFAGLHLPGIPIPQAVGGIVFCLAYEKEKSLMAPYVIHALGNAAIFGLGMVS
- a CDS encoding ABC transporter ATP-binding protein, with the protein product MNNPAIHISGLRKEYGPTVALASVGFEVDRAEMFGLIGPDGAGKTTLIRILCSLLDPDAGQCRVLDIPVDREPEKIRSIIGYMPQRFSLYPDLTVAENLRFFADLFRVPKAERQQRTGQLLEFSRLTPFVKRRAGQLSGGMKQKLALSCALIHTPRVLMLDEPTTGVDPVSRREFWDILEKLRLDGVTILVSTPYMEEAERCGRVALMHKGRVLTTGRARDIAAGFPGTVFAVDGTDITALAAWFKKALSPEQVRILGDRVQVSLFENAAQDMKALRHAAAENGLSIRSAEMVPAGLEDAFVAMIAGEERRHDNARL